One window of the Candidatus Chryseobacterium colombiense genome contains the following:
- a CDS encoding DUF3467 domain-containing protein yields the protein MDNNQNPQDGNINIELNEMVAAGIYANLALVNHSPSEFVVDFIQLMPGVQQAKVRSRVILAPLHAKRVLSALQQNIANYEQQFGEIKEVEPFVLGANNVQA from the coding sequence ATGGACAACAATCAAAATCCACAAGACGGAAACATCAACATCGAATTAAACGAAATGGTAGCAGCAGGAATCTATGCTAACTTAGCATTAGTAAACCACTCTCCATCTGAATTCGTTGTAGATTTTATCCAATTAATGCCGGGGGTACAACAAGCGAAAGTAAGATCAAGAGTTATCCTTGCTCCACTTCACGCAAAAAGAGTATTATCTGCTCTTCAACAAAACATCGCTAACTACGAGCAACAATTTGGAGAAATCAAAGAAGTTGAGCCTTTCGTATTAGGTGCTAACAACGTACAAGCTTAA
- the rpoC gene encoding DNA-directed RNA polymerase subunit beta' — translation MSNKNKSSRFNKITIGLASPESILQDSRGEVLKPETINYRTHKPERDGLFCEKIFGPIKDYECACGKYKRIRYKGIVCDRCGVEVTEKKVRRERIGHIGLVVPIAHIWYFRSLPNKIGYLLGIPSKKLDMIIYYERYVVIQQGIAKKLDGSDFEKMEFLTEEEYLDIMETLPVENQYLDDSDPNKFIAKMGAEAVEELLKRIDLDALSFDLRHKAHNEGSKQRRTEALKRLNVVEALRNANTRMINRPEWMIMRVLPVIPPELRPLVPLDGGRFATSDLNDLYRRVIIRNNRLKRLLEIKAPEVILRNEKRMLQESVDSLFDNTRKSSAVKSESNRPLKSLSDSLKGKQGRFRQNLLGKRVDYSARSVIVVGPNLQLHECGIPKDMAAELYKPFIIRKLIERGIVKTVKSAKRIIDRKEPVVYDILENVMKGHPVLLNRAPTLHRLGIQAFQPKMIEGKAIQLHPLVTTAFNADFDGDQMAVHLPLGPEAILEAQLLMLGSQNILNPANGSPITVPSQDMVLGLYFMTKELSSTEDMKVKGEGLAFYSPEEAEIAYAEGRVSLNAKVRCRLPVKEDGEIVTRLIETSVGRILFNQIVPKQVGYINELLTKKSLRNVIGKILADTDFPTTVKFLDAMKDLGYSNAFKGGLSFSLGDIVVPVEKKQMIAQSIETVDEIRANYNMGLITDTERYNQVIDVWTNTNAGLTEMIMSRMKTDQGGFNSVYMMLDSGARGSKEQIRQLSGMRGLMAKPQKAGSTGAEIIENPILANFKEGLSILEYFISTHGARKGLADTALKTADAGYLTRRLVDVAQDVIVTEDDCGTLRGTEVTALKKNDEIVEKISERILGRVSLHNIYDPESDELIAEADQVINEVLAKRIEEAGLEAVEVRSPLTCEAKKGICAKCYGRNLATGKMIHMGEAVGVIAAQSIGEPGTQLTLRTFHQGGTAGNVSENPSIVARRDGIVEMDEVRTITSEDENGNTSEVVVSRSTEFRLVADNESRTPLMVANVPYGSILAVKPGDKVKKGDVICTWDAYNAVIIAETSGKVEYEDIIQGISFQLEIDEATGFEEKVISESRNKKAVPTLKVVDSKGVEQKGYNLPVGAHLMVNDGEKIKAGKVLIKIPRKSAKAGDITGGLPRVTELFEARNPSNPAVVTEIDGVVSYGKIKRGNRELIVEAKTGERKIYLVKLSNQILVQENDFVRAGSPLSDGSITPEDILRIKGPTAVQEYLVNEIQEVYRLQGVKIDDKHFEIIVRQMMTKVSIVDGGDTQFLEGALEHKYDFLEENNRVFGLKVVVDAGDSKVFQPGQMITARELRDENSKLKREDQALVEVREALPATATPVLQGITRAALQTKSFMSAASFQETTKVLNEAAVAGKVDDLNGLKENVIVGHRIPAGTGLKEYQNVIVGSRKEFEDLN, via the coding sequence ATGTCAAATAAAAATAAATCAAGTAGATTTAATAAAATAACCATCGGTTTAGCTTCACCGGAGTCTATTTTACAAGACTCAAGAGGGGAGGTTCTTAAACCGGAAACTATTAACTACAGAACACACAAGCCTGAAAGAGACGGTTTGTTCTGTGAAAAAATCTTCGGTCCTATAAAGGATTACGAATGTGCTTGTGGTAAATACAAGAGAATTCGTTACAAAGGGATCGTTTGTGACCGTTGTGGTGTAGAAGTTACGGAGAAAAAAGTACGTAGAGAGAGAATCGGACATATCGGTTTGGTTGTTCCTATCGCGCACATTTGGTATTTCCGTTCTCTACCAAACAAAATCGGTTACCTTTTAGGTATTCCTTCAAAGAAATTGGATATGATTATCTACTACGAGAGATATGTAGTGATCCAACAAGGTATTGCTAAGAAATTAGACGGTTCCGACTTTGAAAAAATGGAATTCCTTACAGAAGAAGAGTACCTTGATATCATGGAAACTCTTCCTGTAGAAAACCAATATCTTGATGATTCTGATCCAAACAAATTCATCGCTAAAATGGGTGCTGAAGCTGTTGAGGAATTATTAAAAAGAATCGATCTTGATGCATTGTCTTTCGATTTGAGACATAAAGCACACAACGAAGGTTCAAAACAAAGAAGAACTGAAGCGCTGAAAAGATTGAACGTTGTAGAAGCATTGAGAAATGCTAATACAAGAATGATCAACAGACCGGAGTGGATGATTATGCGTGTTCTTCCGGTTATCCCACCAGAACTAAGACCATTGGTTCCATTGGATGGAGGACGTTTCGCAACTTCTGACTTAAATGACCTTTACAGGAGAGTTATCATCAGAAACAACCGTTTGAAGAGATTATTGGAGATCAAAGCTCCTGAAGTAATCTTGAGAAACGAGAAGCGTATGCTTCAGGAATCAGTAGATTCATTATTTGATAATACAAGAAAATCTTCTGCTGTAAAATCTGAATCAAACAGACCATTGAAATCTCTTTCTGATTCATTGAAAGGTAAGCAAGGTCGTTTCCGTCAGAACTTATTAGGGAAAAGGGTAGATTACTCTGCGCGTTCGGTAATTGTTGTAGGTCCAAACTTACAGCTTCACGAGTGTGGTATTCCTAAGGATATGGCTGCGGAATTGTACAAACCGTTCATCATTAGAAAACTAATTGAAAGAGGGATTGTAAAAACAGTAAAATCTGCAAAGAGAATTATTGATAGAAAAGAACCCGTAGTTTATGACATCCTTGAAAACGTGATGAAAGGTCACCCTGTTCTATTGAACAGAGCACCTACGCTTCACAGACTTGGTATTCAGGCTTTCCAACCTAAGATGATCGAAGGTAAGGCAATCCAGCTACACCCATTAGTAACAACAGCATTCAACGCCGATTTCGATGGTGACCAGATGGCGGTACACTTACCGTTAGGACCAGAAGCGATCCTTGAGGCTCAGTTATTGATGTTAGGTTCTCAAAACATCTTGAACCCTGCAAACGGTTCTCCAATTACGGTACCTTCTCAGGACATGGTTCTTGGTCTTTATTTCATGACTAAAGAATTGAGCTCTACAGAAGATATGAAAGTAAAAGGTGAAGGTCTTGCATTCTATTCTCCTGAAGAAGCGGAAATCGCTTATGCTGAAGGTAGAGTATCTTTAAATGCTAAAGTAAGATGTAGACTTCCAGTAAAAGAAGACGGTGAAATCGTTACAAGATTGATCGAAACTTCTGTGGGTAGAATTTTGTTTAACCAGATTGTACCTAAACAAGTAGGATATATTAATGAACTTTTAACTAAGAAATCATTAAGAAACGTTATCGGTAAGATCCTTGCTGATACAGATTTCCCTACAACGGTGAAGTTCCTGGATGCAATGAAAGACTTAGGGTATTCAAATGCATTCAAAGGAGGTCTTTCTTTCTCATTAGGAGACATCGTGGTTCCTGTTGAGAAAAAACAGATGATTGCACAATCAATTGAAACTGTAGACGAAATTAGAGCTAACTATAACATGGGGCTAATTACGGATACAGAACGTTATAACCAGGTAATCGACGTTTGGACAAATACCAACGCAGGATTAACTGAAATGATCATGAGCAGAATGAAAACTGACCAAGGTGGTTTCAACTCTGTATATATGATGCTTGACTCTGGGGCGAGGGGTTCTAAGGAACAGATCCGTCAGTTATCAGGGATGAGAGGTTTGATGGCGAAACCGCAAAAAGCTGGTTCTACCGGTGCGGAGATCATCGAAAACCCGATCCTTGCAAACTTTAAAGAAGGTCTTTCCATCCTAGAATACTTTATCTCTACCCACGGTGCTCGTAAAGGTCTTGCGGATACCGCTCTTAAGACTGCCGATGCAGGTTACTTAACGAGAAGATTGGTAGACGTTGCACAAGACGTTATCGTTACAGAAGACGACTGTGGAACTTTAAGAGGTACAGAAGTTACTGCACTTAAGAAAAATGACGAGATTGTTGAAAAAATCTCTGAAAGAATCTTAGGTAGAGTTTCTTTACATAATATCTACGATCCTGAAAGTGATGAATTAATCGCTGAAGCAGATCAGGTAATCAATGAGGTATTGGCTAAGAGAATTGAGGAAGCTGGATTAGAAGCTGTTGAAGTTCGTTCTCCACTTACTTGTGAAGCTAAGAAAGGTATCTGTGCGAAATGTTACGGTAGAAACTTGGCAACAGGTAAGATGATCCATATGGGGGAAGCGGTAGGTGTAATTGCAGCACAGTCAATTGGGGAACCGGGAACTCAGCTTACGTTGAGAACTTTCCACCAAGGGGGTACTGCAGGAAACGTATCAGAAAACCCGTCAATCGTTGCAAGAAGAGACGGTATCGTTGAAATGGATGAAGTAAGAACTATTACTTCTGAAGATGAAAACGGTAATACATCAGAAGTTGTAGTTTCCCGTTCAACGGAATTCAGATTAGTTGCTGATAATGAGTCCAGAACTCCATTAATGGTAGCTAACGTACCTTACGGTTCAATATTGGCTGTAAAACCAGGTGATAAAGTTAAAAAAGGGGATGTAATCTGTACATGGGATGCCTATAACGCGGTAATCATTGCTGAAACTTCTGGTAAGGTTGAATACGAGGATATTATCCAGGGTATTTCATTCCAGTTGGAAATTGACGAAGCTACAGGATTTGAAGAGAAAGTAATCTCTGAATCTAGAAATAAGAAAGCGGTACCTACGTTAAAAGTAGTAGACTCTAAAGGTGTTGAACAAAAAGGTTACAACTTACCGGTAGGAGCCCACTTAATGGTTAACGATGGTGAAAAGATTAAGGCTGGTAAAGTCCTAATCAAGATCCCAAGAAAATCTGCGAAAGCAGGGGATATCACAGGAGGTCTTCCGAGAGTTACCGAATTATTCGAAGCGAGAAATCCTTCAAACCCTGCGGTTGTTACAGAAATCGATGGGGTAGTTTCTTACGGAAAAATCAAGAGAGGTAACCGTGAACTTATTGTTGAGGCTAAAACTGGAGAAAGAAAAATTTACTTAGTTAAATTATCAAACCAGATCTTAGTACAGGAGAATGACTTCGTAAGAGCAGGTTCTCCATTATCTGACGGTTCTATCACACCGGAAGATATCCTAAGAATTAAAGGTCCAACTGCAGTTCAGGAATATTTAGTAAATGAGATTCAGGAAGTTTACCGTCTACAAGGGGTAAAAATTGATGACAAGCACTTTGAAATTATCGTAAGACAGATGATGACGAAAGTATCTATCGTTGATGGAGGTGATACTCAGTTCCTTGAAGGAGCTCTTGAGCACAAATATGACTTCTTAGAAGAAAACAATAGAGTATTCGGTCTTAAAGTAGTTGTTGATGCTGGTGATTCTAAAGTATTCCAACCAGGTCAGATGATTACAGCAAGAGAATTAAGAGATGAAAATTCTAAATTGAAGCGTGAAGATCAGGCTTTAGTTGAAGTAAGAGAAGCTTTACCTGCTACAGCAACACCTGTATTGCAAGGTATTACAAGAGCGGCTCTTCAAACTAAATCGTTCATGTCTGCAGCATCGTTCCAGGAAACAACTAAAGTGCTTAATGAAGCAGCAGTTGCTGGTAAGGTAGACGATCTTAACGGTCTGAAAGAAAATGTAATTGTAGGACACAGAATTCCTGCAGGTACAGGTCTTAAAGAATACCAAAATGTAATTGTAGGTTCTAGAAAAGAATTCGAAGACCTTAACTAA
- the rpoB gene encoding DNA-directed RNA polymerase subunit beta: protein MSKTTATTRGDKRVNFSSAKGKIITPDFLDIQIESFSEFFQLDTLPEDRTNEGLYKTFQENFPITDSRNQFVLEFLDYLVDSPRYSIDECVERGLTYSVPLKARLKLYCTDPEHEDFQTVVQDVYLGPVPYMTPSGSFIINGAERVIVTQLHRSPGVFFGQTYHANGTKLYYSRIIPFKGSWMEFTTDINSVMYAYIDRKKKLPLTTLLRAIGYESDKDILQIFDLAEEVKVSKAALKKVEGRTLAARVLNTWFEDFVDEDTGEVVSIERNEIILDRETILEKEHLDLILDAGVKSILIHKENSNEFSIIQNTLQKDPTNSEKEAVEYIYRQLRNADPPDEETARGIIEKLFFSEQRYSLGEVGRYRLNKKLGLNIPTTTEVLTKEDIIAIVRHLIELVNSKAEVDDIDHLSNRRIKTVGEQLAGQFGVGLSRIARTIKERMNVRDNEIFTPLDLVNAKTLTSVINSFFGTNQLSQFMDQTNPLSEITHKRRLSALGPGGLSRERAGFEVRDVHHTHYGRICPIETPEGPNIGLISSLGIYAKINRLGFIETPYRKVIDSKIDLSADPIYLNAEDEEDKVIAQANVELNDNGEFLTDRIIARLDGDYPVVEPNQVNLIDVAPNQISGISASLIPFLEHDDANRALMGSNMMRQAVPLLKPQAPIVGTGLEQQVAKDSRILINAEGTGTVEYVDADKIVIKYERSEDEDLVQFESATKTYNLTKFRKTNQSTTITLRPNVRVGDVVEKGQVLCDGYATEDGELALGRNLVVAFMPWKGYNFEDAIVINEKVVREDWFTSIHVDEYSLEVRDTKLGMEELTADIPNVSEEATKDLDENGMIRIGAEVKPGDIMIGKITPKGESDPTPEEKLLRAIFGDKAGDVKDASLKADSSLRGVVINKKLFSRNIKDKKKRTEEKLKLEEIENTYKAKFDELRNTLIEKLNTLVSGKTSQGVTNDLDEEIIGKGVKFTHKLLTSVEDYVNVSGSDWTVDNDKNELIKQLIHNYKIKYNDIQGVKNREKFAISIGDELPAGIMKLAKVYIAKKRKLNVGDKMAGRHGNKGIVSRIVREEDMPFLEDGTPVDIVLNPLGVPSRMNIGQIYETVLGWAGKKLGLKFATPIFDGASLDQITEYTEKAGLPKFGNTHLYDGGTGERFTQPATVGVIYMLKLGHMVDDKMHARSIGPYSLITQQPLGGKAQFGGQRFGEMEVWALEAFGASNILREILTVKSDDVIGRAKTYEAIAKGESMPEPGIPESFNVLLHELQGLGLDVRLEE from the coding sequence ATGAGTAAAACAACAGCAACAACTAGGGGGGATAAGAGAGTTAACTTCTCTTCAGCAAAAGGAAAAATCATTACTCCTGACTTCCTGGATATCCAGATCGAGTCTTTCAGTGAGTTTTTCCAGCTTGATACCCTTCCGGAAGACAGAACAAACGAAGGTTTGTATAAGACCTTCCAGGAAAATTTCCCAATTACCGATTCCAGAAACCAATTCGTATTGGAATTCTTGGATTATTTGGTGGATTCTCCACGTTATTCAATTGATGAGTGTGTGGAAAGAGGATTGACGTATTCAGTGCCTCTTAAAGCAAGACTTAAATTGTATTGTACAGACCCTGAGCACGAGGATTTCCAGACTGTAGTTCAGGATGTATATTTAGGCCCTGTTCCATACATGACGCCTAGTGGATCTTTCATCATCAATGGTGCAGAAAGAGTTATCGTTACGCAGCTTCACCGTTCACCTGGTGTATTCTTCGGACAAACGTACCACGCAAATGGAACAAAACTGTATTATTCAAGAATTATCCCTTTCAAAGGATCTTGGATGGAATTTACGACCGATATCAACAGCGTTATGTACGCATATATCGACCGTAAGAAAAAATTACCACTAACTACTCTTTTAAGAGCTATCGGTTACGAATCTGATAAGGATATCCTTCAGATCTTCGACCTTGCTGAAGAAGTGAAAGTTTCTAAAGCTGCCCTTAAAAAAGTTGAAGGAAGAACATTGGCTGCGAGAGTTTTGAACACTTGGTTTGAAGATTTCGTAGATGAAGATACAGGTGAGGTAGTTTCTATTGAAAGAAATGAAATCATCTTGGATAGAGAAACTATTCTTGAAAAAGAACATTTAGATCTTATTCTTGATGCTGGTGTGAAATCTATTTTGATTCACAAAGAAAACAGCAATGAATTCTCTATCATCCAGAATACATTACAGAAAGACCCTACAAACTCTGAAAAAGAGGCTGTAGAATATATCTACCGTCAGTTAAGAAATGCTGATCCGCCAGATGAGGAAACTGCAAGAGGAATTATTGAAAAATTATTCTTCTCTGAGCAAAGATATTCTCTAGGTGAAGTTGGACGTTACAGATTGAACAAAAAATTAGGTCTTAACATTCCTACTACTACTGAGGTTCTTACAAAAGAAGATATCATTGCTATTGTAAGACACCTGATTGAGCTTGTTAACTCTAAAGCAGAGGTTGATGATATCGACCACTTATCAAACAGAAGAATTAAAACTGTTGGTGAGCAATTAGCAGGTCAGTTCGGTGTAGGTCTTTCAAGAATTGCAAGAACAATTAAGGAGAGAATGAACGTTAGAGATAACGAAATCTTTACTCCGCTTGATCTTGTTAATGCTAAGACTTTGACATCAGTAATCAACTCGTTCTTTGGTACCAACCAGCTTTCTCAGTTCATGGACCAGACCAACCCGTTATCAGAAATCACGCATAAGCGTAGACTTTCTGCATTAGGACCTGGTGGTTTATCTAGAGAAAGAGCAGGTTTCGAGGTTCGAGACGTTCACCATACGCACTACGGAAGAATTTGTCCGATTGAAACTCCGGAAGGACCAAACATCGGTTTGATTTCATCTTTAGGTATTTATGCTAAGATCAACAGACTAGGTTTCATCGAAACTCCATATAGAAAAGTAATAGACAGTAAGATCGATTTATCGGCTGATCCAATTTACTTAAATGCTGAAGACGAAGAAGATAAAGTAATTGCTCAGGCAAACGTTGAATTGAACGATAATGGTGAATTCTTAACAGACAGAATTATTGCAAGATTGGATGGTGACTACCCTGTAGTTGAGCCTAATCAGGTAAATCTTATCGATGTTGCACCTAACCAGATTTCCGGTATTTCTGCATCATTAATTCCGTTCTTGGAGCATGATGATGCGAACCGTGCATTGATGGGATCCAACATGATGCGTCAGGCAGTTCCTTTGTTGAAGCCACAGGCTCCAATCGTAGGTACAGGTCTGGAACAGCAAGTTGCAAAAGATTCAAGAATTTTAATTAACGCTGAAGGTACAGGTACTGTAGAGTATGTAGATGCTGATAAAATCGTTATTAAATATGAAAGAAGTGAAGACGAAGATTTAGTACAATTCGAGTCTGCTACTAAAACATATAACTTAACTAAGTTTAGAAAAACTAACCAAAGTACAACAATTACACTAAGACCAAACGTAAGAGTAGGTGATGTAGTTGAGAAAGGTCAGGTGCTTTGCGACGGTTATGCTACTGAAGACGGAGAATTGGCTCTTGGTAGAAACTTAGTGGTTGCGTTCATGCCTTGGAAAGGATATAACTTCGAGGATGCGATCGTAATCAACGAAAAAGTTGTACGCGAAGACTGGTTTACTTCAATCCACGTAGATGAATACTCTCTAGAAGTTCGTGATACCAAATTAGGTATGGAGGAATTGACAGCGGATATTCCAAACGTTTCTGAAGAAGCTACCAAAGATCTTGACGAGAACGGTATGATCAGAATCGGTGCTGAAGTGAAGCCTGGAGATATCATGATTGGTAAAATTACTCCAAAAGGTGAATCTGACCCGACGCCTGAAGAAAAACTTTTGAGAGCAATCTTCGGTGACAAAGCTGGTGATGTGAAAGATGCATCATTGAAAGCTGACTCTTCATTAAGAGGTGTTGTTATCAACAAAAAATTGTTCTCAAGAAACATTAAAGACAAAAAGAAAAGAACTGAAGAAAAACTTAAACTTGAAGAAATTGAAAACACTTACAAGGCTAAGTTTGATGAGTTGAGAAATACTTTAATTGAAAAATTAAATACACTGGTAAGCGGTAAAACTTCTCAAGGGGTTACCAACGACCTTGATGAAGAAATCATCGGTAAAGGTGTGAAGTTCACTCATAAATTATTGACTTCAGTTGAAGATTATGTAAACGTTAGCGGTTCAGACTGGACTGTAGATAACGATAAAAATGAATTGATTAAACAATTAATTCACAATTACAAAATCAAATACAACGATATCCAAGGGGTTAAAAACCGTGAGAAGTTTGCAATTTCAATCGGAGACGAGCTTCCTGCAGGTATCATGAAATTGGCTAAAGTTTACATCGCTAAGAAACGTAAACTGAATGTAGGGGATAAAATGGCAGGACGTCACGGTAACAAAGGTATCGTTTCAAGAATCGTTCGTGAAGAAGATATGCCATTCCTTGAAGACGGAACACCGGTAGATATCGTATTGAATCCACTAGGGGTACCTTCTCGTATGAACATCGGTCAGATTTATGAAACAGTTCTTGGATGGGCTGGTAAAAAATTAGGATTGAAGTTCGCTACACCAATTTTTGACGGAGCAAGTTTAGATCAAATCACTGAATACACTGAAAAAGCAGGTCTTCCTAAATTTGGTAATACTCACCTTTATGATGGTGGCACCGGAGAAAGATTTACACAGCCGGCTACAGTAGGGGTAATTTATATGTTGAAACTAGGACACATGGTAGATGATAAGATGCACGCACGTTCTATCGGTCCTTATTCATTGATTACTCAGCAGCCGTTAGGAGGTAAAGCTCAGTTCGGAGGTCAGAGATTCGGAGAGATGGAAGTTTGGGCTCTTGAAGCATTCGGAGCATCTAACATCTTGAGAGAAATCTTGACTGTGAAATCAGATGACGTGATTGGTAGAGCAAAAACTTATGAAGCAATTGCAAAAGGTGAATCTATGCCTGAACCAGGTATTCCGGAATCATTCAACGTATTACTTCACGAGTTACAAGGTCTTGGATTAGACGTAAGATTGGAAGAGTAA
- the rplL gene encoding 50S ribosomal protein L7/L12 produces MSDLKNLAETLVNLTVKDVNELAAILKDEYGIEPAAAAVVVAAGGAGEAAEEKTEFDVILKSAGASKLAIVKLVKDLTGAGLKEAKDIVDGAPAPLKQGISKDEAEALKKQLEEAGAEVELK; encoded by the coding sequence ATGTCAGATTTAAAAAATTTAGCTGAAACGCTAGTAAACTTAACAGTAAAAGACGTAAACGAATTAGCTGCTATCCTTAAGGATGAGTACGGAATTGAACCAGCTGCTGCTGCTGTAGTAGTTGCTGCAGGTGGTGCAGGTGAAGCTGCTGAAGAAAAAACAGAATTCGATGTAATTCTTAAGTCTGCAGGTGCTTCTAAATTAGCTATTGTTAAATTAGTAAAAGATTTAACTGGTGCTGGTCTTAAAGAAGCTAAAGATATCGTAGATGGTGCTCCTGCTCCATTGAAGCAAGGTATCTCTAAAGACGAAGCTGAAGCTCTTAAGAAGCAATTAGAAGAAGCTGGTGCTGAAGTAGAATTGAAATAA
- the rplJ gene encoding 50S ribosomal protein L10: protein MTKDQKVVAIQEIKDLLQDAKVVYVADLDGLNAAKSSDFRRQAFKQNIKVKVVKNTLLQKAMEQMEGVDYSEMFQSFKGNSAIMISETANAPAKLIQGFRKKEEKPALKSAFVQETFYIGDNNLDMLANIKSREEMIGEIIGLLQSPIQRVVSALQNKSEAGEATTEEVAAPAVEETPAEAAPEAPAAESTDETPAAE from the coding sequence ATGACAAAAGACCAAAAAGTTGTAGCAATACAAGAGATCAAAGATTTGCTTCAGGATGCAAAAGTAGTTTACGTAGCAGATCTAGACGGATTGAACGCTGCAAAATCTTCTGACTTCAGAAGACAGGCTTTCAAACAAAATATTAAAGTAAAAGTAGTAAAAAATACACTTTTACAAAAAGCAATGGAGCAAATGGAAGGGGTAGATTACTCTGAAATGTTCCAGTCTTTCAAAGGAAATTCAGCTATTATGATTTCTGAGACTGCAAACGCTCCTGCAAAATTAATCCAAGGGTTCAGAAAGAAAGAAGAAAAGCCAGCTTTGAAATCTGCTTTTGTTCAGGAAACTTTCTACATTGGTGACAACAACCTAGATATGTTGGCTAACATCAAGTCTAGAGAAGAAATGATCGGTGAAATCATCGGATTACTTCAGTCTCCAATTCAAAGAGTTGTTTCTGCTCTTCAAAACAAATCTGAAGCTGGAGAAGCTACAACTGAAGAAGTTGCTGCTCCTGCAGTAGAAGAAACTCCTGCTGAGGCTGCTCCAGAAGCTCCTGCTGCAGAAAGCACTGACGAAACGCCAGCTGCTGAATAA
- the rplA gene encoding 50S ribosomal protein L1 — MAKLTKKQKEALSKVEKGRIYNLEEGSALVKEVNTAKFDASVDIAVRLGVDPRKANQMVRGVVSLPHGTGKDVKVLALVTPDKEAEAKEAGADYVGLDEYLQKIKEGWTDVDVIVTMPAVMGKLGPLGRVLGPRGLMPNPKSGTVTMEIGKAVTEVKAGKIDFKVDKYGIIHAGIGKVSFDAAKIKENAQELISTLIKMKPTAAKGTYVKSIYLSSTMSPGIAIDTKSVN, encoded by the coding sequence ATGGCAAAATTAACAAAAAAGCAAAAGGAAGCTTTAAGCAAAGTAGAGAAAGGTAGAATCTATAACCTTGAAGAAGGTTCAGCTCTTGTAAAAGAAGTTAACACTGCAAAGTTTGATGCTTCTGTAGATATCGCTGTAAGACTAGGTGTAGATCCAAGAAAAGCAAACCAAATGGTAAGAGGTGTTGTATCTCTTCCTCACGGAACTGGTAAGGATGTTAAAGTTTTGGCTTTAGTAACTCCAGATAAAGAAGCAGAAGCTAAAGAAGCTGGTGCTGACTATGTAGGTCTAGATGAATATTTACAAAAAATCAAAGAAGGTTGGACAGATGTTGACGTTATCGTTACAATGCCAGCTGTAATGGGTAAATTAGGACCATTGGGTAGAGTATTAGGACCAAGAGGTTTAATGCCAAACCCTAAATCAGGAACTGTAACTATGGAAATTGGTAAAGCAGTAACTGAAGTAAAAGCAGGTAAAATTGATTTCAAAGTTGATAAATACGGTATTATCCACGCTGGTATTGGTAAAGTATCTTTTGATGCTGCTAAAATCAAGGAAAATGCTCAGGAATTGATCTCTACTTTGATTAAAATGAAACCAACTGCTGCTAAAGGAACTTATGTGAAGTCTATCTATTTGTCTTCTACAATGAGTCCAGGTATTGCAATTGATACTAAATCTGTTAACTAA
- the rplK gene encoding 50S ribosomal protein L11, which produces MAKKVFKMVKLQVKGGAANPSPPVGPALGSAGVNIMEFCKQFNGRTQDKPGQVLPVVITVYEDKSFEFVIKTPPAAIQLMDAAKIKGGSGEPNRNKVGSVSWDQVKKIAEDKMADLNCFTMDSAVSMVAGTARSMGLKVTGTKPTFNA; this is translated from the coding sequence ATGGCTAAAAAAGTCTTTAAAATGGTAAAGCTTCAGGTGAAAGGTGGCGCAGCTAACCCTTCTCCACCAGTAGGTCCAGCTTTGGGTTCTGCAGGTGTGAACATCATGGAGTTTTGTAAGCAATTTAACGGAAGAACTCAAGATAAGCCAGGACAAGTTTTACCTGTAGTAATTACAGTATACGAAGATAAATCTTTTGAATTCGTAATTAAAACTCCTCCTGCAGCAATCCAGTTAATGGATGCGGCTAAAATCAAGGGTGGTTCTGGAGAACCAAACAGAAACAAAGTAGGTTCTGTATCTTGGGATCAAGTGAAAAAAATCGCTGAAGATAAAATGGCGGACCTTAACTGCTTTACAATGGATTCAGCTGTTTCTATGGTTGCTGGTACTGCAAGATCTATGGGATTAAAAGTAACAGGAACTAAACCAACTTTTAACGCTTAA